CAACGATCTCGTCAGCGATGAAATGCCTGCTTTGCTGGCACAGTACGCTGATACCTCGTACAAAGCGAGGAATGCACCCATGGAAGCGATATTAATGATGCGGCCGTAGCCGCGCTCGATCATGTGACGCCCAAAAACCTGGCATGCTCGCAGGGTGCCGGTGAGGTTGGTATCGATGAGCCGATTCCAATCCGCCTCCGGAAAGTCGAGCGTGGGCGCCCGCTGGGTGAAGCCGACACAATTGACAAGAATATCTACTGTCCCAAA
Above is a window of Terriglobales bacterium DNA encoding:
- a CDS encoding SDR family oxidoreductase, with translation MGYSPLELNGKVAVVIGGSSGIGQTLARGLAQAGADVVPSARRLDRVKAVANEIESLGRRSLAATADVTVRGSLEKLLQTTVEAFGTVDILVNCVGFTQRAPTLDFPEADWNRLIDTNLTGTLRACQVFGRHMIERGYGRIINIASMGAFLALYEVSAYCASKAGISSLTRSL